From the genome of Helicobacter sp. 11S03491-1:
AAACCATTGAGTTGTAGCACGGTAAATAACAGGTTCATGAGATCGCCAACAATGCGGGTAAGAATGAATAATTTTAGTATGTTTTAAAAGAGAATCCCCTAACATTTCAAGGATTTTTTTCTGAGCTTTAAAAATATGGGTGCCCACAAATTCCTCCGGTAAAAGCCCCTCTTTGAGAATAAACTCATTGAAACAACCTTTATCATCAACTGCCATGAGAACAGGCATATCATATTTTAAACCCACATAATAGTCCTCTTCACCATGTGCAGGAGCCATATGCACAGCGCCACTCCCATCATTCATACTTACATATTCTCCTAACACCAACATAGAATCTCTTCCATTGAGAGGATTTTTGGCGTGGAATCTTTCCAGTTCATTAGAAAGAAATTCTTTGGAAATCTCACTATCTACAACGCCATTTTCTACAAGCTTTTGATGCAAATCTTTTGCAACAATAAAACCTTTTTGAGTAAGAACATATTTTTGATTTGGTTTTAATGCAATACCTGTATTTGCCGGTAATGTCCAAGGTGTTGTCGTCCAAATCACTACTGATGCTTGCAAAACTCCCAATTTAGACAAGGCATCTGATTTTAAAGGAAAAGCAACAAAAATAGAATCAGATTCTTTATCTTTATATTCCACTTCAGCATCTGCTAGAGCTGTTTGGCAAGCCCAACTCCAATAAATTGGCTTACTTCTTTCGCTAAGGAGACCACTCATAGCCACTTCACATAAAACTTTATAAATATCATTTTCAAACGAAAAATCCATTGTCTTATAAGGGTTTTCAAAATCCCCCAAGACACCTAGTTGTTGAAATTCTCCTGATTGAATAGCAATAAATTCACTTGCATGCGCCCTGCAAAGCTCGCGAATTTTTTGTTTAGGAAGAGTGTCTTTTTTTTCCTTACCAAGTTTTTTTTCTACTTGCTGTTCAATAGGCAATCCATGACAATCCCATCCGGGTGTATAACGGATGCTTTTCCCTTGAAAATAGTGGTATTTTACAACAATATCTTTAAGAATTTTATTGAGTGCATGCCCGATATGCAAATGTCCGTTGGCATAAGGAGGACCATCATGGAGATTGAAGGTTTGGGCATTTTTTTCTGCTTGGATTCGATTATTTTTCATTTTGTCATAAACTCTATTTTTTTGCCATTTATGGTATCTAAGTGGCTCATTTATAGGCAAATTACCTCTCATGGGAAAATCAGTTTGAGGGAGTATGAGTGTATCTTTATAGTCCATCAGAATCCTTATTGTTATAGATAGAATTTCCAGGCTATTTTACAAAAAATGAACTAAAAATTTGATTTATTTCTTAAATCTTCATTAGAAAATCACAGAGAAAAGATAGCAATAATATTTAAAACTTTTAACATATAATTCATAATATCATTTCTATATGATAAAATCTATTCTATAAAATTTTATTTAAGGTATCATTTTGTTACTTTCATTAATAATTTTTATTCTCACAATGGCAGGAGTTATCTGCAGACCTTTTGGTTTGGGATTTGGCAGCATTGCTTTGATGGGAGCAGGGATTTCATTGTTAGGGCAAACAGTCAGTCTCAAGGATGCCTTATTTGTGGTAGAAATGGTTTGGAATGCAACCTTTAGCTTAGTGGGGCTAATCATTCTCTCAATAATCTTAGATAAAATCGGTTTTTTTGAATCCATTGCCCTATGGATTGCCAAACATAGCTTCAAAAATCCCAAAAAACTTTTTGTTTTTATCTTGGTATTTGGATCTATCCTCTCAGCCATACTTGCTAATGATGGAGCAGTGCTTATTCTAACCCCTATTATATTTGCGCTGATGAAACATCTTCAAGCGCAAAAACCAACACTTATTGCTTTTGTTTTAGGAGTGGGATTTATTGTAGATACCACATCAAACCCCCTTATCACGTCTAATCTCACCAATATTATTACTGCAAGTTTTTTTCAAATCAGCTTTGTTGAATATGCAAAAACAATGTTTATACCCAATTTAGTAGCCATTATTTCTTCAATTTTAGTGCTTTATTTGTATTTTGGAAAAATACTTCAAAAATCTTTTGACGCTTCTTGCCTTCCAAGTCCGGCAACTGCTATTAAATCTTCTTTTTTGTTTGGTTTTTCTTGGGGATTTTTAGGACTGCTTTTGATAGGTTTTGTGGTTGGAGACATTTATCATTTGCCTATAAGTCTTTTTGCTTTGGGAGGATCAATAGTATTTCTCATGATTGCCAAATACCATCAAGCACTCAAAATCACTGAAGTCTTAAAATCTGCCCCTTGGCAAGTTGTATATTTTAGCATTGGTTTATATATTGTTGTGTATGGGCTTAAAAATGCCGGAGTAAGCAATTATTTAAGTCAATTAATATTATGGCTGGATATGCAAGGAAAATTAATGGCCACTCTTGGTATTGGTGTGATTTCTGCTTTTCTCTCAGCAACGATGAACAACATGCCAACTGTCATGATACAAGATATTGCCATCAAAGACACTCATTTGAATTATCTTGCTTTTAGCAATATTATTGGATGTAATCTGGGCACTAAATTTACCCCCATTGGATCTCTGGCGACACTTCTGTGGCTTCATGTCTTAGCTACCAAAAAAATAAAAATATCATGGCTGCAATATTGCAAAATTGGGTTTATCATTACCCCTCCTGTTTTACTTATCACTCTTTTTACAACAGGATTTATAAACTAAATTTCTCTAGCATATATTTGACTTTGAGATTTTGGAATACTTTTAGTAAGTGGGATATCAAGCACTTTATATCGTCTGGGATTATCCAAATATTTTATTTCAATCACATCACCTATTTTTACATCACGGCCGGACTTTGCAACTACGCCATTCACGCATACAACACCTGTATTACACATATCTTGGGCAATAGATCGTTTTTTGACAATATTGACTATGTTTATAAATTTATCGACTCTCATTTTAAAAACATACCTTCAAAACCTTTATAACAAATAATAACTAAAAAATATAACTATAGCTGACATAATAGTCTCCAAAAATATCAAGAGATCCTGTGTTGGCAGGATTTTTAAGCTTATATTCTGCAAAATATAGAACATAAAAAGGGAATTTAACTCCAACTTCAACCCGATGTTTGTCAAAAAAAATGTTTGCAAGTCCAATATTCATCAAAAAACCATGCAAATTTTTTTCGACACTTATAGATTCAGAACTATTTGGCAAATCTTCAATATATTTGCCAAAACTCCCGCCTATCCATTCATAGCCAACACCTAAAAAAATCCCTCCATTATGAGAATTGCCTGTCTCAAGAAGATTGAGCAAATAATCAACATAAGCCCCGTATCGGATCATAGAAACATTTTTGTGCCCATAAAAATCCAAATTAAAATTACTATAATCCATGTGACCATAAAAACACACCCCATTATAAGAACCCATAACTTGATAGCCAATTCTCAAACCCAAATTATCAACACCATTCATACTGCTATCTGCAGAATTCTGAGAATGACTTTGCGTATCTAAAGATTTCAAACCGGATTTTTTAAACAATCCAAATTCTCCAATATTAAGCCCGATAAAAATACCTAATTTATTCTCCTTATCACTAGCATTTACGCTAACCATGAGTATAAAAAACAAAAGAATAAAAAATTTTTTCATTTAATTCCTCTTTATTAGATAATTATTATATAATTTTATATCAATAATAAATACTCTATCTGATTTTTTTAATCTTAATTTTATTAATCTTAAAAATTTTTGATGGAATCCCTGCAAAAATGCCTCTTGAATCTATAACTATAATATCGCACATTTTTATTGCTTCTTGAATATCAAAAACAGATCCGGTTTTATTTGCAGAAGAAGAATACATGATCGAAAATTTTCTTAAAAACATCAAATGAGATTCATCTTTTACAACGCGAAATGATTGATGATTGGGATAGATAAAAGTAGTTTTTTGTGATCGCCGCACACGATTTCTAAACAAAACAGGCACTCTTGTGAATTTTTTAAGTGTCTCATAACAATCAACTTCAGCTAAAATAGGCTTATATGGCTGTCTCCCTTTAATTTGATTTAATCTGAAAGGATCTGCACTCAATAAACCTGCTGTAGTATCACTCTGAGTAAGATAGATAAATTTAGCATCCATTAACACAAATAATCTTGCAAGGCAATAGCTTCATTTACATCTGCTTTTTCCATCTCACTTAAAGCTTGGGTAGCAACTTCTGCTCCTGCTAATGTTGTAAAATAAGAAATCAAATTTTTCAATACTTGAATGCGAATGAGCTTGGCATCTTCCTTGTTGGATTTGCTATCCCCTGTATTGATTGCCATTACAATCTCTCCATTAGCCATCAAATCTTGTATATTTGGGCGACCCTCAGAAATTTTAAGGACCTTTGTTGAGGGGATTCCCTTAGCTTCCAAAGCATTATGAGTACCTTCTGTAGCGCAAATTCTAAAACCTAAATCAATAAATTTTTGCGCCATTTTATGAGCTTCAAGTTTATCTTGCTCGCTTAATGAGATAAAAATTTGTCCTTTTTGGGGAAGAGAATTTT
Proteins encoded in this window:
- the arsB gene encoding arsenical efflux pump membrane protein ArsB encodes the protein MLLSLIIFILTMAGVICRPFGLGFGSIALMGAGISLLGQTVSLKDALFVVEMVWNATFSLVGLIILSIILDKIGFFESIALWIAKHSFKNPKKLFVFILVFGSILSAILANDGAVLILTPIIFALMKHLQAQKPTLIAFVLGVGFIVDTTSNPLITSNLTNIITASFFQISFVEYAKTMFIPNLVAIISSILVLYLYFGKILQKSFDASCLPSPATAIKSSFLFGFSWGFLGLLLIGFVVGDIYHLPISLFALGGSIVFLMIAKYHQALKITEVLKSAPWQVVYFSIGLYIVVYGLKNAGVSNYLSQLILWLDMQGKLMATLGIGVISAFLSATMNNMPTVMIQDIAIKDTHLNYLAFSNIIGCNLGTKFTPIGSLATLLWLHVLATKKIKISWLQYCKIGFIITPPVLLITLFTTGFIN
- a CDS encoding RNA-binding S4 domain-containing protein, coding for MRVDKFINIVNIVKKRSIAQDMCNTGVVCVNGVVAKSGRDVKIGDVIEIKYLDNPRRYKVLDIPLTKSIPKSQSQIYAREI
- a CDS encoding outer membrane beta-barrel protein; this encodes MKKFFILLFFILMVSVNASDKENKLGIFIGLNIGEFGLFKKSGLKSLDTQSHSQNSADSSMNGVDNLGLRIGYQVMGSYNGVCFYGHMDYSNFNLDFYGHKNVSMIRYGAYVDYLLNLLETGNSHNGGIFLGVGYEWIGGSFGKYIEDLPNSSESISVEKNLHGFLMNIGLANIFFDKHRVEVGVKFPFYVLYFAEYKLKNPANTGSLDIFGDYYVSYSYIF
- a CDS encoding Sua5 YciO YrdC YwlC family protein, translating into MDAKFIYLTQSDTTAGLLSADPFRLNQIKGRQPYKPILAEVDCYETLKKFTRVPVLFRNRVRRSQKTTFIYPNHQSFRVVKDESHLMFLRKFSIMYSSSANKTGSVFDIQEAIKMCDIIVIDSRGIFAGIPSKIFKINKIKIKKIR